In the genome of Hyphobacterium sp. CCMP332, one region contains:
- a CDS encoding glycoside hydrolase family 65 protein, which translates to MRDQYYELDPWKIIEKEFNPDRQEGSESIFSIGNGRMGQRANFEEEYSGKSLRGSYIAGVYYPDKTRVGWWKNGYPEYFAKVLNAANWIGIRISVNGQSLDLAKMKVLNFHRELDMKQGLLIRKFKAQFPNGHRVEVESTRFCSLVDDECAAIQYKIKNLDKGGIFRVEPYIDFDVKNTDANYDEKFWDEIEKETLKGKGFCTAKTKKLDFQVCSGMNFSVFKNNEIQEPEIELKSAEKYISNVFEIDLKAGDELCIHKFAANLSSENHPKAQLSKNCYINLEQCKSKGFEQMLKEHSQAWAEKWKHSDIIVNGDVAAQQGIRFNIFHLNQTYTGEDDRLNIGPKGFTGEKYGGSTYWDTEAYCLHFYLCTADKSVARQLLIYRYKHLQKAIENAKKLGFTNGAALYPMVTMNGEECHNEWEITFEEIHRNGAIARAIYDYVNYTGGEEYIAEYGLEVLIGISRFWKQRINWSEAKQKYVMLGVTGPNEYENNINNNWYTNKMAQWTLKYCVEMINKWKDHPEVSPMLKRINFKEEEINDWQKIIDHLHFPESKELGVFLQQDGFLDKEQIMADDLPESERPINQHWSWDRILRSCFIKQADTLQGLYVFEDEYDEDTLRRNFDFYEPRTVHESSLSPCIHSILACKLGKKEKAYEMYLRTSRLDIDDYNREVDEGLHITSMAGTWMSMIEGFGGMRVLNGKLHLNPSIPEQWESISFKIRFKESELGITVSSTSLNVENLSNNEIHFMVHSNSYELNGQQTIEIKL; encoded by the coding sequence GTGAGAGATCAATATTACGAGCTCGATCCATGGAAAATTATTGAGAAAGAATTTAATCCGGATCGTCAAGAGGGCTCTGAAAGCATTTTCAGTATTGGAAATGGAAGAATGGGACAAAGAGCCAATTTCGAAGAAGAATATTCCGGTAAATCTCTACGGGGAAGTTATATCGCCGGGGTTTATTATCCGGACAAAACACGTGTTGGCTGGTGGAAAAATGGATATCCCGAATATTTTGCCAAAGTGCTAAATGCCGCCAACTGGATAGGCATTCGAATATCAGTCAATGGCCAAAGTCTCGACCTGGCTAAAATGAAAGTTCTGAATTTTCACAGAGAATTGGACATGAAGCAAGGTCTGTTGATAAGAAAATTCAAAGCTCAATTCCCAAATGGTCATAGGGTTGAAGTGGAATCTACACGTTTTTGCAGCCTTGTCGATGATGAATGTGCTGCCATTCAGTACAAAATTAAAAATCTCGATAAGGGCGGTATTTTTAGAGTGGAGCCATATATTGATTTTGACGTAAAAAACACCGATGCCAATTACGATGAAAAATTCTGGGATGAAATAGAGAAGGAAACATTAAAAGGCAAGGGCTTTTGTACAGCTAAAACCAAAAAGCTGGACTTTCAAGTTTGCTCGGGAATGAATTTTTCAGTTTTTAAAAACAACGAAATCCAGGAACCTGAAATTGAACTGAAAAGTGCCGAAAAATACATCTCCAACGTATTTGAAATAGATCTCAAAGCAGGTGATGAATTGTGTATTCATAAGTTTGCCGCCAACCTGAGTTCCGAAAACCATCCCAAAGCACAACTTTCTAAAAATTGTTATATCAATCTAGAGCAATGCAAATCGAAAGGATTTGAGCAAATGCTCAAGGAGCATAGCCAGGCCTGGGCAGAAAAATGGAAACACAGCGATATAATTGTCAATGGCGATGTCGCTGCACAACAAGGCATCCGATTTAATATTTTTCATCTGAATCAAACATATACCGGCGAGGACGACAGATTAAACATTGGTCCAAAGGGCTTTACAGGTGAAAAGTACGGTGGAAGTACCTATTGGGATACTGAAGCTTATTGCCTGCATTTTTATCTATGTACAGCAGATAAATCCGTGGCGAGACAGTTACTGATATACCGTTACAAACATCTTCAAAAAGCCATTGAAAATGCAAAGAAGTTGGGCTTTACAAATGGTGCCGCTTTATATCCTATGGTAACCATGAATGGCGAAGAATGCCATAATGAATGGGAAATAACCTTTGAAGAAATTCATAGAAACGGTGCTATTGCGAGGGCGATTTACGATTATGTTAATTACACCGGAGGAGAAGAATATATTGCAGAATACGGTCTCGAAGTTTTAATCGGGATTTCCAGATTCTGGAAACAGCGAATTAATTGGTCTGAAGCCAAACAAAAGTATGTGATGCTTGGTGTTACCGGTCCAAATGAATACGAGAATAATATCAACAACAATTGGTATACAAATAAAATGGCACAATGGACTTTAAAATATTGTGTAGAAATGATCAATAAATGGAAGGATCATCCCGAAGTAAGTCCGATGCTGAAACGTATTAATTTTAAAGAGGAGGAAATAAATGACTGGCAAAAAATAATTGACCATCTCCATTTTCCCGAATCAAAAGAACTTGGAGTATTTCTTCAACAAGACGGTTTTTTAGATAAGGAACAAATAATGGCAGATGATCTTCCCGAATCGGAACGGCCTATTAATCAGCATTGGTCATGGGACAGAATACTGCGTTCATGTTTTATTAAACAAGCGGACACACTTCAGGGACTCTATGTTTTTGAAGATGAATATGATGAAGATACATTAAGAAGGAATTTTGACTTTTATGAGCCTAGAACAGTACATGAATCTTCACTATCTCCTTGCATTCACTCGATTTTAGCCTGCAAGCTGGGTAAAAAGGAAAAAGCCTATGAGATGTATCTCAGAACATCAAGACTTGATATAGACGATTATAACCGTGAGGTGGATGAAGGATTGCATATAACCAGCATGGCAGGAACCTGGATGTCCATGATCGAAGGATTTGGAGGCATGCGTGTATTAAATGGAAAATTGCATTTAAACCCATCAATTCCTGAACAATGGGAGTCCATTAGTTTTAAAATCAGATTTAAGGAATCTGAACTTGGTATTACGGTAAGTTCAACGAGTCTGAATGTTGAGAATCTTTCAAATAATGAGATTCATTTTATGGTTCATTCCAATTCCTATGAGCTTAATGGACAGCAAACAATTGAAATTAAGCTTTAA
- the pgmB gene encoding beta-phosphoglucomutase, protein MSEIKGLLFDLDGVIVDTAKYHFTAWKALADKLKVPFSHEENEQLKGVGREDSLKRILKWGNIDIAEHEKEILLNEKNEHYKSLIKQMHPSEILPGVKDFLENAKSQNFKMAIGSSSKNAPTILKGIELYDFFDAIIDGNHISNSKPDPEVFIKGADALGLEADECVVFEDAIAGVEAAKNANMKCIGVGDAKVLSMADKVIPGFENTNLDILKF, encoded by the coding sequence ATGTCCGAAATTAAAGGATTGCTTTTTGATTTAGATGGAGTGATTGTCGATACGGCCAAGTATCATTTTACAGCCTGGAAAGCATTGGCAGATAAACTTAAAGTACCCTTCAGTCATGAAGAAAATGAGCAATTAAAAGGCGTTGGTAGAGAGGACTCATTAAAAAGAATTCTGAAATGGGGCAATATTGATATTGCAGAACATGAGAAAGAGATTCTCTTAAATGAAAAAAATGAACACTACAAATCGCTGATCAAACAGATGCATCCATCTGAAATTTTACCAGGGGTAAAAGACTTTTTAGAAAATGCTAAAAGTCAAAATTTTAAAATGGCCATAGGATCCTCAAGTAAAAATGCCCCTACCATTTTAAAAGGAATTGAATTATATGATTTTTTTGATGCCATCATTGACGGTAATCATATCTCAAACTCGAAACCCGATCCGGAGGTATTTATTAAAGGAGCCGATGCGCTTGGACTTGAAGCAGATGAATGTGTGGTTTTCGAAGATGCGATCGCAGGTGTTGAAGCTGCAAAAAATGCCAATATGAAATGTATTGGTGTGGGTGATGCAAAAGTACTCAGTATGGCGGATAAAGTGATTCCGGGTTTTGAAAACACCAATTTGGATATTTTGAAATTTTAA
- a CDS encoding NUDIX hydrolase, whose translation MTLKDGIKTENRIQNPNISVDCVLFGFDGDNLKVLLIRQKSVGNENEAKLALPGDLVFDNEDLDKAAVRVLEELTSLDNISMYQFHTFGNVNRVKEVKDQEWLRTFRAKPEARVITVGYYSLVNLNEYQPKPASFADKTIWHDAFDLPHLAFDHNEIFKKAFQTLKAEFSTKSRGFELLPEKFTLTQLQTLYEMILNKKLDKRNFRKKFKKEGKLIALDEKQEGVLHKPAQLYKYSK comes from the coding sequence ATGACTTTGAAAGATGGGATTAAGACTGAAAACAGGATTCAAAATCCCAATATATCTGTCGATTGTGTTCTCTTTGGTTTTGATGGGGACAATTTAAAGGTTCTTCTCATCCGCCAGAAATCTGTAGGTAATGAAAATGAAGCCAAGCTCGCGCTTCCCGGGGATTTGGTATTTGATAATGAAGACCTGGACAAAGCAGCGGTACGGGTCTTAGAAGAATTGACCAGTCTGGATAATATTTCTATGTATCAGTTTCACACTTTTGGAAATGTCAATCGCGTCAAGGAGGTAAAAGATCAGGAATGGTTGAGGACATTCAGGGCTAAACCCGAAGCCAGGGTTATTACTGTTGGGTATTATAGTTTGGTTAATTTAAATGAGTACCAACCCAAACCAGCTTCATTTGCTGATAAAACCATTTGGCACGATGCATTTGACCTGCCCCATCTCGCTTTTGATCATAATGAAATATTCAAAAAGGCCTTTCAGACCCTAAAAGCGGAATTTAGTACAAAGTCAAGGGGATTTGAATTGTTGCCTGAAAAATTCACCCTTACACAACTGCAAACGCTTTATGAAATGATTCTGAATAAAAAACTCGACAAAAGAAATTTCAGAAAAAAATTCAAAAAAGAGGGCAAACTGATTGCTCTGGATGAAAAACAGGAGGGTGTTTTGCATAAACCGGCACAGCTGTATAAATATTCAAAATAG
- a CDS encoding alpha/beta hydrolase has translation MNRLIVLFFVLIFSQAMVIGQEKKSSSGNFDIYQNFETNLISPRTVRVWKPKDYSPEKKYAVLYMHDAQNIFGFLDTWNGQNWNAEGTAEKLIEEGKTRDFIIVGIDNGGIYRRTDYMPQKVFDKIPKDYQEYIYAIKEENAESKFNGDVRSDNYLKFLVSELKPFIDKKYATYTDRENTFIAGSSFGGLISIYAISEYPETFGGAACLSTHWTVTYDLKDNPVPALFADYLLENLPDPQIHKIYFDFGTETLDSLYEPCQLEIDKVMEQKGYTSDNWLTKKFPGDKHDENSWSKRFYIPLEFLLAE, from the coding sequence TTGAATAGATTAATTGTTTTATTTTTTGTTCTTATTTTTTCACAAGCTATGGTGATTGGACAGGAAAAGAAGTCTTCATCAGGCAATTTTGATATTTACCAAAACTTTGAGACAAATCTGATAAGTCCCAGAACAGTGAGAGTTTGGAAACCGAAAGATTATTCTCCAGAAAAGAAATATGCGGTCTTGTACATGCATGATGCACAGAATATATTTGGTTTTTTAGATACCTGGAATGGGCAAAATTGGAATGCAGAAGGTACAGCAGAAAAACTTATTGAAGAGGGTAAAACTCGTGATTTTATTATTGTAGGTATAGATAATGGGGGCATTTACAGAAGAACCGATTATATGCCACAAAAAGTATTCGATAAAATCCCAAAAGACTATCAAGAATATATTTATGCAATAAAGGAAGAAAATGCTGAAAGCAAATTCAACGGAGATGTTCGCTCTGATAATTATTTAAAATTTTTAGTCAGCGAACTGAAACCATTTATTGATAAAAAATATGCCACTTATACTGATAGGGAAAATACTTTCATAGCGGGCTCGAGTTTTGGTGGCTTAATTTCTATTTATGCCATTAGCGAATACCCTGAAACTTTTGGTGGTGCGGCCTGCTTGAGCACGCATTGGACGGTAACTTATGATCTGAAGGACAATCCTGTTCCGGCTTTATTTGCAGATTATTTATTAGAGAATTTGCCGGATCCTCAAATTCACAAAATATATTTTGATTTCGGTACCGAGACGTTGGATTCATTGTACGAACCATGTCAATTGGAAATCGATAAAGTGATGGAACAAAAGGGCTATACTTCTGACAACTGGCTTACTAAAAAATTTCCCGGAGACAAGCACGACGAAAACTCCTGGAGCAAGCGGTTTTACATTCCTTTGGAGTTTTTGTTGGCAGAATAG
- a CDS encoding methylglyoxal synthase — translation MVFNRNIAVIAHDKKKPDLRAFLKDIEDWLWQRNIIATGRTAEFIESEDLKVKVQHLSRGRSGGYVQITEMLKNGEISVVFFFRDHEVKNNHEDIENLLKTCNVMNIPLATNRASAELLILGVFHKEKANKKTNPDVRN, via the coding sequence ATGGTGTTTAACAGAAATATTGCTGTCATTGCCCATGACAAAAAAAAACCAGATCTCAGAGCATTTTTAAAAGACATTGAGGATTGGTTGTGGCAGAGAAATATTATTGCCACGGGCAGAACTGCTGAATTTATTGAAAGTGAAGATTTAAAGGTTAAGGTCCAACATTTAAGTCGTGGCAGATCAGGCGGATACGTGCAGATCACCGAAATGCTTAAAAATGGTGAAATTTCGGTGGTGTTTTTCTTTAGAGACCATGAGGTTAAAAACAACCATGAGGATATTGAAAATCTTCTAAAAACCTGCAATGTCATGAACATACCCCTCGCCACTAATCGGGCCTCCGCAGAATTACTTATCTTAGGTGTTTTCCATAAGGAGAAAGCAAACAAAAAAACGAATCCGGATGTCCGAAATTAA
- a CDS encoding alpha-glucosidase C-terminal domain-containing protein — protein MKMKLFLALISLIFFVGACHTIEKETEEKSNSEYTHHNDWSKSAVIYELNIRQFSEKGDFNSVIPHLDRLKAMGIDIIWFMPVHPIGEKNRKGGLGSYYSVKDYTAVNSDYGTLSDFKNLVNEIHKRDMFVLIDWVANHTAWDNPWVEAHPDWYTKDSTGNMIPPIGTDWSDVVDLNYDNPEMRTAMIEALQFWVQECEINGYRCDVADWVPSDFWTAARAALDSINPDIFMLAEAENPKLHPAFDMTYGWEMHHISNEIAKGKMNFDSLHYYMIKEDSNFNSTDYRMHFTSNHDENSWNGTVFERYGENYKNWAVVMATIDGMPLLYSGQESKMNERLKFFEKDTIVWNDYPLEDFYSELYTLKDSNEAIWNGDFGGDWAFISNSNPESVLTYSRSKNDNTVLVALNFDSLESQFSISNLPIGVYKSYNSEETLEVEEEGSELSLGPNDYRIFIKK, from the coding sequence ATGAAAATGAAACTATTTTTAGCGCTTATCTCATTAATATTTTTTGTAGGGGCTTGTCATACGATTGAAAAAGAAACTGAAGAAAAATCGAATTCAGAATATACGCATCACAACGATTGGTCCAAATCTGCTGTAATTTACGAACTGAATATACGTCAGTTTAGCGAAAAAGGAGACTTCAATTCAGTTATCCCGCATCTGGACCGATTGAAGGCAATGGGAATTGATATCATTTGGTTTATGCCGGTGCATCCTATTGGAGAAAAAAATCGAAAAGGCGGTCTGGGGAGCTATTATTCTGTTAAAGATTATACCGCTGTTAATTCTGATTACGGGACACTTTCTGATTTTAAGAACCTGGTCAATGAAATTCATAAAAGGGATATGTTTGTATTGATCGACTGGGTAGCGAATCATACTGCCTGGGATAACCCCTGGGTTGAAGCACATCCCGATTGGTACACAAAAGACAGTACAGGTAATATGATACCTCCTATTGGTACGGATTGGTCCGACGTGGTTGATTTGAATTACGATAACCCTGAAATGCGGACAGCGATGATAGAAGCCTTACAATTTTGGGTTCAGGAATGTGAAATCAACGGCTATCGTTGTGATGTGGCGGATTGGGTGCCAAGTGACTTTTGGACAGCAGCAAGAGCGGCGCTTGATAGCATAAATCCTGATATTTTCATGTTGGCAGAAGCCGAAAATCCAAAACTTCACCCCGCTTTTGACATGACTTATGGATGGGAAATGCATCATATAAGCAATGAAATCGCAAAAGGGAAAATGAATTTTGACAGTCTTCATTATTACATGATTAAAGAAGACAGCAATTTTAATTCAACAGATTACAGGATGCATTTTACCTCGAATCACGATGAAAATTCCTGGAATGGAACGGTTTTCGAGCGCTATGGGGAAAATTATAAAAATTGGGCTGTAGTGATGGCCACCATTGATGGCATGCCCCTATTGTATTCCGGGCAAGAGTCAAAAATGAACGAAAGATTGAAATTTTTTGAAAAAGATACCATTGTGTGGAATGACTATCCGCTTGAAGATTTTTATTCGGAATTATATACATTAAAAGACAGCAATGAAGCCATTTGGAATGGTGATTTCGGTGGAGATTGGGCTTTTATTTCTAATTCAAATCCTGAAAGTGTATTGACTTATTCGCGTTCAAAAAATGATAATACCGTGCTGGTTGCTTTAAATTTTGACAGTCTTGAAAGTCAGTTTTCGATTTCGAATTTGCCGATTGGTGTTTATAAGAGTTATAATAGCGAGGAAACATTAGAAGTAGAAGAAGAGGGATCGGAATTAAGTCTTGGGCCGAATGATTACAGAATTTTTATAAAAAAATAA
- a CDS encoding ATPase codes for MIIVADSGSTKCDWAIVENDGNIISVFSTIGFNPYFHSKEFILKELHLNRGHFPPLKRVEKVFFYGAGASASHLNKVLNEALSYFFPQAKVEVDHDLVGAAYATYDGNPAISCILGTGSNSCFFDGKKIYEEVPSLAYILGDEGSGSYFGRALLRDYFYKRLPKEIVEPFVKEYEPSKDKVIHSVYKEPNANVYLAGYMSFISNFKDHPYIKKMIEKGLNEFIDIHIKCFKNYLEVPVHFVGSVGYFCEDILRKVAKENKFTIGKIEKKPIDGLIEYHLKYKLD; via the coding sequence ATGATTATTGTAGCAGATAGTGGTTCGACGAAATGCGATTGGGCAATTGTAGAAAATGACGGCAATATTATTTCCGTTTTCAGTACAATTGGTTTCAATCCATATTTTCATTCCAAAGAATTCATTTTAAAAGAATTACATCTTAACAGGGGGCATTTTCCGCCATTAAAGCGCGTGGAAAAAGTATTTTTTTATGGAGCAGGCGCATCTGCTTCTCATCTCAATAAGGTTTTGAATGAAGCCTTGAGTTATTTTTTCCCACAAGCCAAAGTTGAGGTAGATCACGATCTTGTTGGGGCAGCTTATGCCACTTACGACGGTAATCCTGCCATTTCCTGTATTCTTGGCACAGGTTCCAATTCCTGTTTTTTTGATGGTAAAAAAATTTATGAAGAGGTGCCATCTCTCGCATATATTCTTGGCGATGAAGGTAGCGGAAGCTATTTTGGTCGGGCACTTTTAAGAGATTACTTTTATAAACGATTGCCCAAAGAAATTGTCGAGCCTTTTGTAAAAGAGTACGAGCCAAGCAAAGACAAGGTAATACACTCTGTATACAAAGAACCCAATGCCAATGTTTACCTCGCTGGCTATATGAGTTTTATTTCCAATTTTAAAGACCATCCTTATATCAAAAAAATGATAGAAAAGGGTCTCAATGAATTTATTGATATTCATATAAAATGTTTCAAAAATTACCTGGAAGTCCCGGTACATTTCGTAGGATCAGTAGGTTATTTTTGTGAAGACATATTGCGAAAGGTTGCAAAAGAGAATAAATTCACTATTGGTAAGATCGAAAAAAAGCCAATTGATGGCCTAATAGAATACCATCTGAAATATAAACTAGATTAA
- the pfkA gene encoding 6-phosphofructokinase, whose product MNNNALKKVAVLTSGGDAPGMNAAIRSVVRSSLFYNLEVYGVFRGFEGLIENDIRALNPRSVSQILQKGGTILKSARSEAFREKEGREKAFENLKSRGIEALIVIGGNGTFTGAMKFQEEFGISVMGIPGTIDNDLFGSDFTIGFDSACNTVIDAVDKIRDTALSHNRIFFVEVMGRDAGYIATSCALASGAIAAIIPERKMSIEDLISKLNRGMESKKVSSIIIVAEGGHLGKAVDIAREVEKRFSYYESKVTILGHIQRGGAPSIHDRILASKLGVGAVEGLIEGKSNCMVGKIHKDIVYTPLKDAISKTSKMDENLHRISDILST is encoded by the coding sequence TTGAATAACAATGCTTTAAAAAAGGTGGCCGTCCTCACCTCAGGTGGTGATGCCCCGGGAATGAATGCAGCCATCAGGTCAGTTGTAAGAAGCTCACTTTTCTATAATCTTGAAGTTTACGGTGTATTCCGAGGCTTTGAAGGTTTGATAGAAAATGATATTCGTGCACTAAACCCGCGATCGGTTTCGCAAATTCTTCAAAAAGGTGGTACTATATTAAAATCTGCCCGAAGTGAGGCATTTAGAGAGAAAGAAGGACGTGAAAAAGCTTTTGAAAATTTGAAGTCCAGAGGTATTGAAGCTTTAATTGTAATTGGCGGCAATGGCACTTTTACAGGTGCAATGAAATTTCAGGAAGAATTTGGCATATCCGTCATGGGTATACCGGGAACAATTGATAATGATCTTTTCGGATCTGATTTTACTATAGGCTTCGATTCTGCCTGTAATACAGTTATTGATGCTGTCGATAAAATTAGAGATACTGCTCTTTCCCATAACAGAATATTCTTTGTTGAAGTGATGGGTAGGGATGCCGGATATATTGCAACCAGTTGTGCTCTGGCCTCAGGGGCAATTGCGGCAATTATACCCGAAAGGAAAATGTCTATTGAAGATCTGATCTCAAAGCTCAACAGAGGAATGGAAAGTAAAAAAGTCTCCAGTATTATCATTGTAGCTGAAGGAGGGCATTTAGGCAAAGCCGTTGATATCGCAAGGGAAGTGGAAAAAAGGTTCAGCTATTATGAGTCAAAAGTGACAATTCTAGGTCATATTCAAAGAGGAGGTGCACCTTCCATTCACGATAGGATTTTAGCCAGCAAATTAGGCGTTGGAGCAGTGGAAGGATTAATAGAAGGAAAATCCAATTGCATGGTTGGAAAAATTCATAAAGACATCGTTTATACACCGCTCAAAGATGCTATTTCCAAAACATCAAAAATGGATGAGAATCTTCACAGGATTTCCGATATTTTATCAACATAA
- a CDS encoding alpha-amylase has translation MKRYFAISVLTVLFFSCQQNKEPEILYSNAITTLASPVQLEPDSTLLYLEDYFINPGKINSVIAPDSLEIAKWENNILTIKGDLQNPISDIKVHLGDTVLSIPIKANRKLKFKFSLPFADEYTSLSLKGNFNGWNHKASILQREGDNWVYEKYLFPGEYQYRVVADGREILDPFNSDSIDNGTGGYNSRIIVGELKDDKPFIYGSKVLDGSIRIKSEQKLDGILVFWENHKLPDQFVSNKKEIIQIKIPEIAGTIERSHLRIWAFNKNGLSNDMLVPLKNGNVIESTAELNRKDKHSFRMYFLMVDRFYNADKENDKPVDDPMIMPQANYLGGDIEGVSQKIEEGFFDQLNMNTVWLSPIGLNPEGAWGLWDKGGVVSKFSGYHGYWPAQSKAVDYRFGTDEDLRKMITTAHENNKNVLLDYVANHVHLEHPVYLQHPEWATDLYLPDSSLNTEKWDEYRLTTWFDTHLPTLDLENPVVYEAMSDSALYWFENFEIDGFRHDATKHIPEVFWRTLTRKLKLRVMLPEDRSIYQIGETYGNAELIGSYVNSGQMDAQFDFNFYDKAITILNNEDNSMNDLASTLTESLDFYGYHNLMGYISGNQDRPRFISLADGSLDPGEDTKLAGWTREIDNNGKIGFQRLAQLHALNFTIPGIPVIYYGDEIGMPGGNDPDNRRMMIFDSLSDDQKEMRSTVAKLSEIRKNHMALNYGDLRLIDVDEFTMTFERKYFNDHVVVIINNVSRVKNFAIPGASDLKVNFGSNMQTGNGHAVVSVKAHGFEILTK, from the coding sequence ATGAAAAGGTATTTCGCTATTTCGGTATTAACTGTTTTGTTTTTTTCATGTCAGCAGAATAAAGAACCGGAAATTTTATACAGCAATGCTATCACGACATTGGCGAGTCCTGTACAACTGGAACCTGATAGTACTTTGCTTTACCTGGAAGACTATTTTATCAATCCAGGAAAAATTAATTCGGTCATCGCTCCTGACAGTCTTGAGATAGCAAAATGGGAAAATAATATTCTTACGATTAAGGGCGATTTGCAAAATCCGATTTCGGATATAAAAGTCCATTTGGGCGATACGGTTTTATCGATTCCGATAAAAGCCAATCGCAAGCTTAAGTTTAAATTCTCACTGCCATTTGCCGATGAATACACATCGCTTTCATTAAAGGGCAATTTCAACGGATGGAATCACAAGGCTTCAATATTGCAGCGCGAAGGGGATAACTGGGTCTATGAGAAATACCTTTTCCCCGGTGAATATCAATATCGTGTTGTGGCCGATGGCCGGGAAATTCTGGATCCTTTTAACTCAGATTCAATAGATAACGGAACAGGGGGTTATAATTCAAGGATCATTGTTGGAGAGCTTAAAGATGATAAGCCTTTTATCTACGGTTCAAAAGTACTTGATGGATCAATACGAATAAAAAGCGAACAGAAACTCGATGGTATCCTTGTATTCTGGGAGAATCATAAATTACCCGATCAATTTGTTTCAAACAAAAAAGAAATTATTCAGATAAAAATTCCCGAAATAGCCGGAACAATAGAAAGATCACATTTAAGAATTTGGGCTTTTAACAAAAATGGGCTTTCCAATGACATGCTTGTGCCATTGAAAAACGGAAATGTAATTGAGAGCACTGCTGAGCTTAACAGGAAAGACAAACACAGTTTTAGAATGTATTTTTTGATGGTGGATCGTTTTTATAATGCTGATAAGGAAAATGACAAACCGGTGGATGACCCTATGATTATGCCACAAGCCAATTATCTGGGTGGGGATATTGAAGGGGTCAGTCAAAAAATTGAAGAAGGTTTTTTCGATCAATTAAACATGAATACCGTTTGGCTATCTCCGATAGGATTGAATCCTGAAGGTGCCTGGGGTTTGTGGGATAAAGGCGGAGTTGTCAGTAAATTTTCTGGTTACCACGGCTATTGGCCCGCCCAATCAAAAGCTGTAGATTATCGATTTGGTACGGATGAAGATTTGCGAAAAATGATAACTACTGCGCATGAAAACAATAAAAATGTTTTGCTCGATTATGTCGCCAATCATGTGCATCTGGAACATCCGGTTTATCTGCAACATCCGGAATGGGCAACTGACCTTTATCTTCCCGATAGTTCTTTGAACACTGAAAAATGGGATGAATACCGTTTAACAACCTGGTTTGATACTCATTTGCCCACACTCGACCTTGAAAATCCAGTGGTTTATGAGGCCATGTCTGATTCTGCTTTGTATTGGTTTGAAAATTTTGAAATAGATGGTTTCAGACATGATGCTACCAAACACATTCCGGAAGTATTTTGGAGAACTTTGACAAGGAAGTTAAAACTACGCGTCATGTTACCTGAAGATAGATCAATTTATCAAATCGGTGAAACTTATGGCAATGCCGAGCTGATTGGCAGTTACGTTAATTCAGGCCAAATGGATGCTCAATTTGATTTTAATTTTTACGATAAAGCCATAACCATATTAAATAATGAAGACAATTCTATGAATGACCTGGCTTCAACACTTACAGAAAGTCTTGATTTCTATGGTTATCATAACCTGATGGGGTACATTTCCGGAAACCAGGATAGGCCCCGCTTTATTTCACTGGCCGATGGTTCCCTAGACCCGGGAGAAGACACAAAGCTAGCCGGTTGGACCAGGGAAATAGACAATAATGGAAAGATAGGCTTTCAAAGACTGGCGCAATTGCATGCTTTAAATTTCACCATACCCGGAATTCCGGTGATATATTATGGTGATGAAATCGGTATGCCTGGTGGAAATGATCCGGATAACAGACGCATGATGATTTTTGATAGTTTGAGTGATGATCAAAAAGAAATGCGCAGTACCGTTGCCAAATTATCCGAGATTAGAAAAAATCACATGGCTCTAAATTACGGAGACCTCAGGTTGATCGATGTTGATGAATTTACAATGACATTTGAAAGAAAGTATTTCAACGACCATGTGGTTGTGATCATCAATAACGTATCCAGAGTCAAGAATTTTGCGATTCCGGGGGCATCAGATTTGAAGGTCAATTTTGGCAGTAATATGCAAACAGGAAATGGCCACGCCGTAGTAAGTGTAAAAGCACATGGCTTTGAAATTTTAACAAAATGA